One genomic segment of Equus quagga isolate Etosha38 chromosome 20, UCLA_HA_Equagga_1.0, whole genome shotgun sequence includes these proteins:
- the SERPINA10 gene encoding protein Z-dependent protease inhibitor — protein MKLALSLLLPCLLAEAWLVLSSAPGRQSPEAQAGLETLQTPTAQNHTREGVRASEEEEVVEAEVVEVEEERVQEEEEGEPLLRASGQKLSEEISNLGFSLLRKISMRHDGNVVFSPLGLSSAMAALMLGPKGQTKAQLESALHLRALNQTRPPHLPDLFKQLRASLSRNPELGLAQGSFAFIHKDFEVKETFLNFSRRYFNIECVTLNFRNVSQARGLMNHYINKETWGKIPQLFVEINPDTKLILVDYVSLKGKWLAPFDPVLTETDTFHLDKYKAVKVPMMYKVGMFASTFDRNFRCHVLKLPYRGNASMLVVLTEKIGDHLALEDYLSTDLVDTWLRNMKTRKTEVFFPKFKLDQKYEMHELLKQMGIRRVFSPGADLSELSAVASTLQVSKVLQRAIIEVDEKGTEAAAGTLTEITAYSMPPIIKVDRPFHFIIYEETSGTLLFLGRVVNPTLL, from the exons ATGAAGCTGGCACTGAgcctcctgctcccctgcctcctggccGAGGCGTGGCTGGTGCTCAGTTCAGCCCCTGGACGCCAGTCGCCAgaggcccaggcagggctggagacTCTGCAGACCCCCACTGCCCAGAACCACACCAGAGAGGGAGTGCGGgcttcagaggaggaggaggtggtggaggcggaagtggtggaggtggaggaggagagggtgcaagaggaggaggagggggagcccCTGCTGAGGGCCAGCGGGCAGAAGCTCTCCGAGGAGATCTCCAACCTCGGGTTCAGCCTGCTGCGCAAGATCTCCATGAGGCACGACGGCAACGTGGTCTTCTCCCCGCTTGGCCTGTCCTCGGCCATGGCAGCCTTGATGCTGGGGCCCAAGGGGCAGACCAAGGCCCAGCTGGAGAGTGCGCTCCACCTGCGGGCGCTGAACCAGACCAGGCCCCCGCACCTGCCTGACCTGTTTAAGCAGCTCAGAGCGAGCCTCTCCCGCAACCCCGAGCTTGGCCTCGCCCAGGGGAGCTTTGCTTTCATCCACAAGGATTTTGAAGTCAAAGAGACCTTCCTCAATTTTTCCAGGCGGTATTTCAACATAGAGTGTGTGACTCTGAATTTTCGCAACGTCTCACAGGCCAGGGGGCTCATGAATCATTACATTAACAAAGAGACTTGGGGGAAAATCCCCCAACTCTTTGTTGAGATCAATCCTGACACCAAATTAATTCTTGTGGATTACGTCTCGCTCAAAG GGAAGTGGCTGGCCCCCTTTGACCCTGTCCTCACGGAGACAGACACTTTCCACCTGGACAAGTACAAGGCGGTTAAGGTGCCCATGATGTACAAGGTGGGCATGTTTGCCTCCACCTTTGACAGGAATTTCCGCTGCCATGTCCTCAAACTGCCCTACCGAGGAAACGCCTCCATGCTGGTGGTCCTCACGGAGAAAATAGGTGACCACCTCGCCCTGGAAGACTACCTGAGCACAGACCTGGTGGACACGTGGCTCAGAAACATGAAAACCAG AAAAACGGAAGTTTTCTTTCCAAAGTTCAAGTTAGATCAGAAATACGAGATGCACGAGCTGCTTAAGCAGATGGGGATCAGAAGGGTCTTCTCACCCGGGGCTGACCTGAGCGAGCTCTCGGCGGTTGCAAGCACTCTCCAAGTGTCCAAG GTTTTACAAAGAGCAATAATTGAGGTTGATGAAAAAGGCACTGAGGCTGCGGCAGGAACCCTGACAGAAATCACTGCTTATTCCATGCCTCCCATCATCAAAGTGGACCGGCCATTTCATTTCATCATCTATGAAGAAACCTCTGGAACGCTTTTATTTCTGGGAAGGGTGGTGAACCCAACTCTCCTATGA